The following DNA comes from bacterium.
GCGCCGCTTTGATGCCGTATGGAGAAAGGCCATAACCTTCTTTAACGCGGTCGGGAATGTAATACGATAGAAAACCTTTGTGAATTTCTTTCAGGAATAAATACAGCATGGACGTACTCGTAGTACCGTCGACATCGTAGTCGCCGTAAATCATGATGGATTCGCGATCCCGAATTGCACGAATAACGCGATCCACCGCCACATCCATGTGAAGCATCAGAAAAGGGTCATTGAGAGGAGCATTCTCTGCGCGGAAAAAATTTTTCGCCTCTTCAAACGTGGTAATTCCACGATTAAAAAGGATGCCGGCAATGAGTTCCGGAACATTAATTTCTTCTGCTAATTTTTTTACACGCTCCTTGTCATGATGGTTATTGACTACCCATTGTTGTTCTAACATAAGGGACGATCGGAGTTATATTTATATTTAGTTTCTTAATCATCATGATTGGATTACAAAACTTTTATGTAAGTCATGTTTTGCTAATAGATTAGCGGGTCATTTCATAAAGCCTTAACAATATAGGAGATAATTGGAACAAAAGCAAAGGATTTATAAATCAACAATTTCATTTTAACGTGATAACATTGTGAATGCGCTTAGGATCGGGTAACCAGGCGGGTAAAACGATTTTCTATGCCTTTTCTGCCAGTTCTGCCTGTGTAAGTCCTACCGCATTTCTTTTTTCTTAACGAATTCGTTTAAATTCATACTATAACTTTTAGGTTATATTTTAATATGTTAGTTTGAAATAATCCCTTTAGTGGGTTTTATTTACAACCCAGTAAGGAAAATCAGTCCTTCACGCAACGAATGGACAAGCCATTGTTCTTGTTGTAGTCGTAAAGATTGACTTCGCGGGCATAACTAATGACATACAGGTACCACGCGTAAGACGTATTGAGTTCTGAAGAGGACCAAAAGCGCGCATAAGAGCCGCGGCCGTCGTAAGGCCCATTGTAGCTGCGCCAGCCCGCGAATAAAACGGGAAATGAACAACCATCTGTCTTAATCATCTCATAATAAGCATTTCCTCCAGAACCGCCTAAGTAGTTCAGTAGTTGTTCAAACTCGCTCTTGCTCGGAAGATGCCATCCGGGAGGGACCGCTCGGTTAGCAGCTTCCCAAGTGTAGAGTCTTCCGTATTGGTTGCAGTTGGAAGCTTTGTCATCGTAACAATACGTTCCTTCACCTGCATCGTAGTTCAGATTCTCTGCCATCCAGACCTGATTGCCAATTTTTATCGTCTTGTATGTCTCACCGTCGCGAAGATCAGTAAAAGTACCGGACTTACTAACTTCTTTTATAGGTAAGCTCATGTTCGCCGTAAATTCATAACTCTTGCCATTCACCGCATCCACCAACGTAATCTTGTCGATCTTGAATGTCTGGTCGGCTCTCACAAGCAAAGTTGCTTTCAGGTCAAGGATGGACTCGCTTTCACGGAGTTTCTTTGCGTCTTCCCGCTGCACATAGATTTTGGAATTGGCCGTGTTCTGATTCTTGTCGCAGAGATCCATCACTTCGGTTACTGTCACCGGAAAATAACCGCCGTCTACATTGTATGTGCCGAGTTTAAATGTGAGACGCTCTTTGCCGATCAAGTATTTTTTTGAAGTAATCGAGCCAATTTCGTCGAAATAAGCTTTGTTGCCCTGCGCCTTCAGTGCGTCGTATTCGTCGGCGACCTGTTTGCGCTTTTGTTTGTTCGCGAGCTTGCGCTGGTCGTATTCTTGCTGGGTTTCGAATTCACCTCTCGGAGACTCATCCACAGCGAGAGAAATGGCTTTCGCCTTCTGCTCATCGAATTCCTTTTCCATCATTCCGATCTTTGTCTGGAGTTCCGCAATTCGTTCGAGCGCCTGTGTATACGTTAAACCTTCCTCGATGGCAGCTTGTTTTTTCTTTTCTTCTTCGATCTTCGCTAATAGTTCCTGCTTGCGTTTTTGTTCTTCCATGGTTTTGAGTTGATCCTGTTCTTTTTTTGTTTTTTCAAGCAACTCGAGTTTTTTCTTTTCTTCCAGCGCGGCCATCTGTGTTTTGAGTTCTTCTTGCTTTTTCAGATTCTCCTGTTGCGCTTTAAGATTTTTCTGTTCTTCGAGTTTCTTGTTCTGTTCCTGCAATCGGACGAGTTCTTGAGCCAACACGTCTTCGGAATTCACATTCTGAGCGGCTTTGGCGATGAAGACAAAATCCCCTTCGCCAAGTAAGTTGCCGAATTGCGGATTTTGTTTGTGATTACGGTCGGCGGCGTCATTGAAAACTTTTTTTGGGATGTACAGACCGAGTTCCGAAGCGGTGATGTAAATTTCTACCTTTTCAAGTTTTTCGATCATCCGCCCGGTAAAAATCGAGTGATTTTTGTATCCGCCGTCCAGTACCTGTTCGTTTTTACCGCCGGCAGTGAGCACTTGTCTCACGGGGGTCTCCGTAATGGACTTGAGATAAGCATAGTCCACGATCTTTTCTTTTATTTCCACGCCGCGCTTGAGCAATGTGCCTGAGTAACACGCATCCATCACGAAAAAAACGTGTTTGGCATTCATAGTTTTGGCGATATTGTCACGAAGCTCCACCATCGAAATATTTAGGAACATTTCATTGTCCTTCATCGAACCGTCATATGGCACGATGTAACCGATTTCGTCGCCAAATTTTGTGGCCTGTGTATATCCGTGCCCCGCAAAGAATACAAAAACCGCATCTTGGTCGCTGACGCCGCTTAAATCGCCCTGCAAGATTTTTAAAATCATATCCTTTGTGGCATTTTCGTTATACAATTCGAAAAATTTATCAAAAACGAATTTTTCTTGGAGAATAGACTGAATGGCTTTGGCGTCCGAGACGGCGTTTTTAAGTTGAAGGTTGAAGTCGAGATTCTTATACCGGTCAATGCCAATGATAACTGCGTATGTTTTCGAGTAGAGACTCACTTCCTGAGGAATGCCTTTGGCGTCTTTGGCAATAAGTTTGATCCCCCGAATTTCCTGGGCGAACAAACCCGAACAACCGATCCAAAACAGGAAAATTATTCTTCTCATGGTTTCACCTCATTGATAAATGTGCAGAACTTTTACAAACTACTATTAGATTAGGAAAAATCTGCTAAAGTAAAAATTAAAAAGCAGACAATAAGCCGAATTCTGTCGTGGATAATCATTTATCTTACACGCCAAGCGTGTATTCCGTTCGATCCGGTATCCGAAGATGACCTTCACGAGACGAAATGCGATCTACCCGAACATGCTCTTGCGAATCGAACAGGCGGTTCTTTTTCCGTAAAACGGAAACACATTCTTATTTGATCTTGCTCCCGGCGGGGTTTGGCCGGAGACGCCATCGCTGACGCTCCAGTGCGCTCTTACCGCACTGTTTCACCCTTATTCCGATAAATCGGAACGGTTTGGTTTCTGTTCCACTATTCCGTTAAGCCAACTTCACAGTTGACTTACCCGCCATTGTACCGATTATTCAGTACTCTGGCGGCGCCGTGCCTTATGGAGTTCGGACTTTCCTCGCCCACCTGAGGCGGGCGCGATTATCTCGTCTGCTTTTTCAAAGAACAATGCTCACACCGGAGAACGCTGAGACCGCACTTTTTAAAATTCCTCTGAGAAACACTGTGCGCTCTGGTGTGAAATCTTAATTCATACGTTTTGATTTTTGCATTACAGCCTGAAGTTTCATTTCCTGACCGTTGCGTTTGATCATGATATCCACCTTATCGCCGGCCTTTAATTCGCCAAGCGCATACGTGTAATCATAAACATTTTTAATGACGCGATCACCTAATTTGGTAATGATATCGCCTTTTTGTAGACCGGCTTTATTGCCAGCACCTCCGGGATTGACGCCATCAACTTTGAGGCCATCCGCATCGTCGGCGTAATTAGGTATAATGCCAAGCGAAACCTTAAAACCCATTCCTCCGCGCGACTCCGTTGACTGCACACGTGTAAACGCAGGACGGGCCGTGTCGGCGGCAAGTGCAGTAATCAGCCGATATCCCAACGTTGCAATGGCGACTTCACCTTCGTAATTAATTTTATCCGCATCGTCCGTCGGTTTATGATAATCTTCGTGTGTATTTGTAAAAAAAGCGATCACCGGAATGTCTTTGCGATAAAATTCAGCATAATCGCTTGGACCGTTGCCATCATCTTTAAGAACAGGTTCTATTTGTGAAGTATCAATCATGCTGCTAACTAAATTACGAAATCCCGGCGAAGTGCCAATACCGTTGATGATCAATTTCTTATCGCGGAGCCGACCCACCATATCGAAATTAAACATGGCGGCCACTGATTTCAAGTCAACCGTCGGATGTTCAACAAAATTTTTTGAACCTAGCAGACCCATTTCTTCACCTGAAAATCCAATAACCACAACGCTGCGTTTTAACTGTGTTTTCGCGGAAGCTAATTTTTGTGCAATTTCCAAGATTGCTGCCGTTCCTGATGCATTGTCGTCAGCGCCATTGTGCACGGCCGGTTCACCACGATACAACGATGTCCCGCCTCCCATGCCTAAATGATCGAAGTGTGCACCCACAACGATGATTTCATTCTTTAAATTATCATCCGCTCCCTGCAAATACCCGATTACG
Coding sequences within:
- a CDS encoding caspase family protein, giving the protein MRRIIFLFWIGCSGLFAQEIRGIKLIAKDAKGIPQEVSLYSKTYAVIIGIDRYKNLDFNLQLKNAVSDAKAIQSILQEKFVFDKFFELYNENATKDMILKILQGDLSGVSDQDAVFVFFAGHGYTQATKFGDEIGYIVPYDGSMKDNEMFLNISMVELRDNIAKTMNAKHVFFVMDACYSGTLLKRGVEIKEKIVDYAYLKSITETPVRQVLTAGGKNEQVLDGGYKNHSIFTGRMIEKLEKVEIYITASELGLYIPKKVFNDAADRNHKQNPQFGNLLGEGDFVFIAKAAQNVNSEDVLAQELVRLQEQNKKLEEQKNLKAQQENLKKQEELKTQMAALEEKKKLELLEKTKKEQDQLKTMEEQKRKQELLAKIEEEKKKQAAIEEGLTYTQALERIAELQTKIGMMEKEFDEQKAKAISLAVDESPRGEFETQQEYDQRKLANKQKRKQVADEYDALKAQGNKAYFDEIGSITSKKYLIGKERLTFKLGTYNVDGGYFPVTVTEVMDLCDKNQNTANSKIYVQREDAKKLRESESILDLKATLLVRADQTFKIDKITLVDAVNGKSYEFTANMSLPIKEVSKSGTFTDLRDGETYKTIKIGNQVWMAENLNYDAGEGTYCYDDKASNCNQYGRLYTWEAANRAVPPGWHLPSKSEFEQLLNYLGGSGGNAYYEMIKTDGCSFPVLFAGWRSYNGPYDGRGSYARFWSSSELNTSYAWYLYVISYAREVNLYDYNKNNGLSIRCVKD
- a CDS encoding M20/M25/M40 family metallo-hydrolase; the protein is MKKISHVVLTIMVFFLSCSTGRNSYVNSDITIDELKYHVQFLASDSLRGRASGSEGNNIAAKYVADEFQSYGLLPKGDEGSYYQAFEVVAEVKAGEKNILSTGGQTFESGKDFQPLVFSMDAAVEGQVVSMGYGIATEDYNDYKGVDVVGKIALVMRGSPEADNPHSKFYHESATRRKAAVAAEKGAVGLLVYSATEEDDELIPLNYDNTSSNYGIPVFSIRRNIALQLLGMNLEKLAGYQNRLNAKSPFSFVTPSSVKMQSQVEFVRKKTNNVIGYLQGADDNLKNEIIVVGAHFDHLGMGGGTSLYRGEPAVHNGADDNASGTAAILEIAQKLASAKTQLKRSVVVIGFSGEEMGLLGSKNFVEHPTVDLKSVAAMFNFDMVGRLRDKKLIINGIGTSPGFRNLVSSMIDTSQIEPVLKDDGNGPSDYAEFYRKDIPVIAFFTNTHEDYHKPTDDADKINYEGEVAIATLGYRLITALAADTARPAFTRVQSTESRGGMGFKVSLGIIPNYADDADGLKVDGVNPGGAGNKAGLQKGDIITKLGDRVIKNVYDYTYALGELKAGDKVDIMIKRNGQEMKLQAVMQKSKRMN